DNA sequence from the Colletotrichum higginsianum IMI 349063 chromosome 10, whole genome shotgun sequence genome:
AAGGCGAAGGGATACTAAACGGCCTTACGTTCCCTCAGGTGCATTCGGAGCCGCGGTCGTGGCTCCAGAAACGGATTTTCAAGCGCAAGACGGAAAGAAAGTACGACAAGTACATGACCACCGTCTCTCTGGCATACCTCGTGTACGGCATGTTCGCCATAACGTCGATGGTCGCAGTCGAATGTGCAATGGCGAAGATCAAGCCCGGCGGGGTTGAGAAGATAACCATCGGTCAAGCAATCGCAATCGTTGTTGCTGGGGCGACCATCTTGCGAGGGGTCTGGTTGTTGCACAAGGTGCGGAACGGGGAGTGGAAGATGCCACTTGTCAATGAGACATGAGCATCAGGTTGTTCTGGGAGGCATACTTGACCTTTATTCCTTGACATAAGAATGTCCAACTAGCTACTGTCATGATGGCTTTGCTGTCTGGTGGATGGATGTGTATTGTATCGTTCCACCTAGGTGTGTATGTATCTATCTGTACGCTATGCTTGCTGGTGGTGAAGTGCAGGCTCGGCTGCTCTGCTCCCACTGTGACCCACTCTCGGCTGTCAAGCCACGGCGGGAGATATGGgccacaccacaccacgTGACCATTTCCGAGTCAGCCGAGGCGCAAAGCCACTCCATTTCTAAGCGGAAGATTCCAGAACGCAACGTCAACCGTTCGTCCCGGGCGAAAGTGGAGTCGGCGGACGAGAGACCCCTAGAATCAACGTTCAACCCccatcggcgccgagcttCGGTTCGCTAGCGGGGCTCCTCCCCGTAGCTGTACATACAGATAGGTACGGTCTGTATGCACTGGTGACAGCAGCGGCCACCTCACCCAGCAGCACAGCAGCACTCCGGCATACCAGCGCATCAGCATTggcaacggcagcagcagcggcatcaGCAGCGGCCAGCGTTTCCAGGTTGCACATTACTATTTCTTGAACGCCGCAGGGCTGAATTGCAGCGACCGGCTTGTCCAACCCCAACCCTCCTTTTCCAACCGACTCCCGCCCACGTCCAGTAACAGCTCCTCAACCCGCCGCCTCGAATCCGACTCGtccgccctcccccccctcccccgatCGATTCGTACACTATTTCTGCCCAAGTAGAACACTCTCCTGGCTTCCGTAGCTACAGCCATCTTCCTCCAAGGTGCTCTCTACGTCAGGgttcccccctccttccacTCGCCAGACTTCTGCTTCACCGAACAACAACCCCCAAGCTTGCGTAGTCCCATTCGGCAACCCTTTTCGGCCTTCTCAGCGCTTCCAACCTGCTGTCGAACCGGCTTTCTGCACTCTATTCTCCGACATATATATATACCAATCGATTGAAGCATTGCACCTGCGCTTGATTCCAATATCACGACCACCAAGACGTAAAGCACAATGTCGAGATCAATCCAACTCAAGGAAGAAGGCAACCGCCATTTCCAACAGGGCGACtatgccggcgccgaggcgctgTACTCGAAAGCGTGAGTTTGCCCTCTTGGTCGTCCCACGATCAGacatcctcagccccgtgCGCCTGTCGCCTACCCAGCCCGCAGCCCGGACGGGGACACCACCCATAGATATAGCCTGACGCTAACGATCTGTCCCCGACAGCATCATCGCCGATCCCAAGAACCCTGCGCTCTACACCAACCGTGCCATGGCGCGTCTCAAGCTCGAAATCTgggacgccgtcgtctccgacTGCGAATCCTGCCTCGGCCTGACCCCCGACAACCTCAAGGCCCACTACTACCTCTCCCAGGCCCAGCTCGCCCTCAAGGACTACGACTCGGCCCTCACGAACGCCCTGAAGGCCCACCACCTGTGTGTCCAGACCGGCGACAAGTCTCTGGCCGCCATCACGGCACAGGTCCTGCGGTCGAAGAAGGAGCGGTGGGACTGGATGGAGAAGCGACGCACCCGGGAGGCGCGCCATCTGGAAaacgaggtcgtcgagatgatggagaaggagcgcgagcaggccgtcgcgagcgccatggacgacggggagaagagggagatcgaggccgagtGGGAGCAGAAGATCGAGATGCTGAGGAACACCTTTGAGAAGAGCCGATCgtccgaggagaagaggcgCGAGGTCCCGGAGTGGGCCATTGACGACATCAGCTTTGGCGTCATGGTCGACCCAGTCATTGTGAGTTTGACAACCACCTTTACCCAGTTGGCATGTGACATGGACTTACGCGCTCTCGCAGACCAAAACCGGAAAGTCGTATGAGAGGGCATCCATCATGGAGCACCTGCGCCGCCACCCCAGCGACCCCCTCACCCGTGAACCCCTGCTCCCGTCGGAGCTCCGGCCCAATCTTGGTCTGAGGCATGCTTGCGAAGAGTTCCTTGAGCAGAACGGCTGGGCCGTGGACTGGTAGATCCGACCTCTGGCCCCTTCCCGCTTTCATCATATACATGTTGGCGGTATCAGTTTGTTCTCTTGCGAATGCATAGCACGGCGTTTTGGAGTTGGCTGCAAACGAGATGGTGAGTTGGGCATGAATTGCTACTTGGCAACCTTTTGCAGCCTGTGGTTATCTCTTGGGATTCTGCCCTGAAGGCTTTCGATATACCACGTTTAATTCACTACTACTGGTCCTTTGTAGCACTTGAGACTGATGCTTTTTGTGACAAGGTTGGGTTGGTTGGCAAAGGGCATTGATGTTCCCATGCTACAGTAACCTTTCAAGTGCGCCTTTGGCTCTGCAGTATCATTGATGTCACTGTTCACTTGGCCACCTGCTCCCCTCTACATTGCCGACCTTCGTTGCCACCATCAAGGGCCATTTTGATATTGGATGTAATGATTTTCCAGCTGCAGAGCTGACAGAGGAACTTCTCATTGACCTGGTTCAGAAGGGATGCCTCCACCAAGGCCTGAGTTTTGGTTATGCagctttggggggggggggggggggggggggggagaaccTGTTACTATGACCTTGGCAAGCAACGAGACAGCTGAAGAGAGGTCAAAACCGACGCTCCATGAGAAGTTGCAAGCCGTCAGGGGCGCCATTCGATCGGCAGGCCCATTCAGCATGGAATTCGTCTCTCTATGATCAGAGACAAACCGGGTTCGTTAATGCAGAATCCGCACTCGACAGTGTGGACCGGCCGGATCATTCCATCAACATCACTCGACTTTCAGTCAACGGAACTCGACATGGTGTCGTTTTTAATGCTTCAGCTTCCACACGAATCAGAAAGCTAGAGGGGAGCAGGCTACATAGTTCTCGACCAAGGTATCTTTCAACGTTCAAATTTCAACGAATCCGCACGACAGCGGCATGCCACTCCCATGGAAAACCTCGTCAATCTACGCCGCACGGTCACGGATGATATCTGCTGCCTATGGAACATCATTTTTAGTACCAGGAACGCCAGACAAAAGAGGCCCGTCTTCGGGGGTTTGCATCAACTCACCTTCTCGGCAACGGCGTAGACCGTGGTCATGATGTGCGTCGCGGGCACCAGGGGCATGACGCTGGCGTCCACCACGCGCAGGCCGCTGACGCCGTAGACCCtcagctcggcgtcgacgacgccgccctcctccctcggGCCCAGCTTGCAGGTGCCGACGGGGTGGAACAGGGTGGCGCTCTGCTGGCGGACGaagtcggcgatggcggcgtcggcggtcACGTTGGCGCCGGGGACGGCCTCGAAGGGCTGCAGCGCcccgatggcggcggtggccgtgAGGGTGCGGGTGAACTTGACCGCCTCGACCATGAAGGAGACGTCGAGCGGGTTCCTGAGGAACGCGGCGTCCCCGAGGGGCGCGTCGAAGgtgctggaggaggcggccTTGAGGCTGCCGCGCGAGTACGGGtgctgcaggccgaggaccatcacgccgccgtcccagatgacctcgaggagggccgagtcgtcggccAGGAGACGCTCGTTGAGCACCTTGTGCTGCGCCTGGTATCCCctgacgacctcggccggggTGTCCGCGGGCAGGAACGCGGTCCCGTCCTGGGCCGCGGCCTGGGAGCTGAGCGTCTCGCCCGCCTTGGAGTAGGTGGACAGAGGGAGAAAGGCGAGAAAGTCGCCGGTGGGGGAGCTCAGGGGGCCGTTCTGCTGGCTGTCGTACTGGGCccgggcctcggcggcgaaggtgGCGTTGCTCTGCAGCAGGGAGCTCGAGGACAGGGTGGTGTTGACTAGCGTTTTCGCACATGTCAGTCTTCCATCACACAACGAGCGTTCTTCCTATCAGACGAGCAGAACAGGTCTGTCTTACTCGTGTTGACCACAGCCAAGAAGACGTGATCGTGGAGGTTCTGGCCCACGGCGgggaggtcgacgacggtcgGCACGTTGATGCTGGCGTGGAGGGCGGGATCGCCGATGCCGGAAACCTGGAGGATCTGAGGGGTGTGGAACGTCCCAGCAGCAAGAATCACTTCTCTGTTCACGTTGGCGGTCTGGACCTCGGCTTCCTTGCTGGCGGCGAACTGGAGAGGACGAACGGATGATGATTAGTTGTGACGGAGACTCTTCCCCACCCGACCTCGAGGCAAACTCACCTCGACCCCAGTCGCCTTGACGGCATCTCCCATGCCAGTGGTGACAACCCTGGTAACCTGGCGTCCTGTCAGGAGGTGCAGGTTGGGGCGCTCGGTGAAGCCGTCGTAGTAGGCCTCCCGGGCAGAGGAACGGGTCGCGGTCTTGGGGTCCTGGTTGTGAGGGCAGAAGTAACCGCCGATGGGGCTCCCGTTGGCCTGGTCCTTCGCGATGGTGAtgccgagctccttgacggcgtcgatcATGAACTCTGTGCAGCAGACTGTTAGACGAGTCGTGCCTATCAACGTATATACTTTGGCGGGTTGTAACTCAACTGGTAGTGGGCCAGAAGAAAGGCGAGTAGGTCACCTGCATCAGCCCGTCGTTTCCATGGGCAGAATCGTCGACCTCAACGCCCCATTCGGCCGCGATCTCGGCAGTCGGAGGCGTGAACTTTTCGTTCTGGTTGTGACGGTGTTAGAGCCAAGTTCGCAACCAGGACCTCAGAAAGCTGTGCAACTCACCTTTTTGAAATAGGGGAGCAGAGTCTCCCAGTTCCACCCTTTCGCTCCCAGGCTCTCCCAGCGATCGTAGTCGGATTTAGACCCGCGGTCGAAGACCATCCGGTTGAGCTTGGTTGAGCCGCCCACTACCTTTCCTTGGGGGATCGGAACGACCCGGCCGCCCAGCGCGTCGTTGGCGACATAAGTCGTGTTCCAGTCGTATTTCGACCCAATCGCGCCACCGGCAAGCCCAGGAATCCTGACGGAGTCCTCGCCTTCGTCACTAAAAGAACCGTGTTAGACATGCCATGTTAGGATGTCAGTGCCACTGGGGGTTGGCGGCTCACAGTTCACCCGCCTCAATGACGAGAACAGTCACCTCTGGCCCAGAGTCAGCTTGGTTGCTCGACAACTACTTTTACAGAGTTGAATCATACTTGGGTCTTCGGAAAGTCGGTTGGCTACTGTGAGGCCACTGGCACCGGCGCCAACAACAACGTAGTCGTAGCTAGGCAACAGCTGTGTGTCGTTCTGTTTCTTGAGGCAGCCTGAAGGAGGGGACGGACGGGCAAGCGCTCCGAAGAGCGGCATTGCTGCCACAGCAACAGCCATCTTCACGACGTACGCCATGGTGACTGGAGCTTGAAAGATACGTTCAAAAGTGATGGGCGAACTACACCGTAAGGTTTCCGCTTATGTACAAGGGTGTTGAGAACGAGTGATGGGGCGATGGGAGACGTGGAGAGTTGCAGAACTGTGTTGACTCGGGACGACCCGATATATGGCCTGGCTAGCCCACGAAGATC
Encoded proteins:
- a CDS encoding U-box domain-containing protein, producing the protein MSRSIQLKEEGNRHFQQGDYAGAEALYSKAIIADPKNPALYTNRAMARLKLEIWDAVVSDCESCLGLTPDNLKAHYYLSQAQLALKDYDSALTNALKAHHLCVQTGDKSLAAITAQVLRSKKERWDWMEKRRTREARHLENEVVEMMEKEREQAVASAMDDGEKREIEAEWEQKIEMLRNTFEKSRSSEEKRREVPEWAIDDISFGVMVDPVITKTGKSYERASIMEHLRRHPSDPLTREPLLPSELRPNLGLRHACEEFLEQNGWAVDW
- a CDS encoding Gmc oxidoreductase, with product MAYVVKMAVAVAAMPLFGALARPSPPSGCLKKQNDTQLLPSYDYVVVGAGASGLTVANRLSEDPKVTVLVIEAGELDEGEDSVRIPGLAGGAIGSKYDWNTTYVANDALGGRVVPIPQGKVVGGSTKLNRMVFDRGSKSDYDRWESLGAKGWNWETLLPYFKKNEKFTPPTAEIAAEWGVEVDDSAHGNDGLMQVTYSPFFWPTTICCTEFMIDAVKELGITIAKDQANGSPIGGYFCPHNQDPKTATRSSAREAYYDGFTERPNLHLLTGRQVTRVVTTGMGDAVKATGVEFAASKEAEVQTANVNREVILAAGTFHTPQILQVSGIGDPALHASINVPTVVDLPAVGQNLHDHVFLAVVNTINTTLSSSSLLQSNATFAAEARAQYDSQQNGPLSSPTGDFLAFLPLSTYSKAGETLSSQAAAQDGTAFLPADTPAEVVRGYQAQHKVLNERLLADDSALLEVIWDGGVMVLGLQHPYSRGSLKAASSSTFDAPLGDAAFLRNPLDVSFMVEAVKFTRTLTATAAIGALQPFEAVPGANVTADAAIADFVRQQSATLFHPVGTCKLGPREEGGVVDAELRVYGVSGLRVVDASVMPLVPATHIMTTVYAVAEKAADIIRDRAA